A stretch of Fundicoccus culcitae DNA encodes these proteins:
- a CDS encoding ABC transporter ATP-binding protein, with amino-acid sequence MQKIREDYLMLANIWQFIKRHKYVYIAIFMTSLLGSILTIIPNYLTQVFIDGVVEGTLDGVLLRNLSLVFLAAAILLFLADSTWGILLFSHSRRYEKDTRLRLFRKLLDLRSPFYEQYRSGEILTRMTSDIVFMGELVGYGFMVTVGDLLWVISIILVMILTISWKVTLVVLIPLAVLIIMIYSVSVIVQKRYELNREAVSALSSEVLEGVDGVRVIRAYSSRKGSVNSFEAATTLAMNRSNDLVALNSLFGPLGSIMVGLSSALGMLYSAYLIGQGQLSVGQLVVVQIYIQMLSNSVWGFADIIPGYKQGLVSFEKINQLLNAENSVELDGTTPLTQINTIAFQDYQFAYPKSDRNTLIDINLSFEKGQTIGIVGKTGSGKTTLVRQFLRQYPIGKAGKLLINDQNIIDYKVKDVESMIGYVPQDHILFSRTVRENILVGNPTATEAELQAAIDAADLRKDLVNMPQGLETLIGEKGVSISGGQKQRISIARALIRKAELLILDDSLSAVDAKTEINIIGNIQSYRQNQTNIIVTHRLSAVNHADYIYVMSDGRVVEEGTPQALIEQKGWYYSQYLAQQMEEEGDYGNV; translated from the coding sequence ATGCAAAAAATTAGAGAGGATTATCTCATGCTAGCAAATATTTGGCAATTTATAAAACGACATAAATATGTTTATATCGCTATTTTTATGACTTCTTTGCTGGGGTCAATTTTAACCATTATCCCGAACTATCTCACCCAAGTCTTTATTGACGGGGTTGTTGAAGGGACGTTGGATGGGGTGCTGTTACGCAATCTTAGTTTAGTCTTTCTTGCTGCCGCCATTCTATTGTTTTTAGCGGATAGCACTTGGGGGATTTTACTCTTTAGCCATTCACGCCGGTATGAAAAAGATACCCGCCTACGTTTGTTTAGAAAATTATTAGATTTACGCTCGCCCTTTTATGAGCAATACCGTTCAGGCGAAATTTTAACGCGGATGACCAGTGACATTGTCTTTATGGGCGAATTAGTAGGCTATGGTTTTATGGTCACGGTCGGAGATTTGCTGTGGGTGATCAGCATCATCTTGGTCATGATTTTAACGATTTCTTGGAAAGTCACCTTGGTGGTTTTGATTCCTTTAGCCGTTTTAATTATCATGATTTACTCGGTGAGCGTCATCGTACAAAAGCGCTATGAACTTAATCGCGAAGCCGTATCGGCTTTAAGTAGTGAAGTGCTTGAAGGGGTCGACGGCGTGCGAGTGATTCGCGCCTATAGCAGTCGTAAAGGGAGTGTTAATTCCTTCGAAGCTGCAACCACTTTGGCCATGAATCGCTCAAATGACTTAGTGGCATTGAATTCCTTGTTCGGCCCCCTTGGCTCGATCATGGTCGGACTCAGCTCCGCTTTAGGCATGCTTTATAGCGCCTACTTAATCGGTCAAGGCCAATTATCGGTCGGCCAGTTGGTGGTCGTTCAAATTTACATCCAAATGCTATCCAATTCTGTCTGGGGCTTTGCCGACATCATTCCCGGCTACAAACAAGGCCTAGTCTCATTTGAAAAAATCAATCAACTACTCAATGCCGAAAATAGCGTTGAACTCGATGGCACAACCCCTTTAACCCAAATAAATACCATTGCTTTTCAAGATTATCAATTTGCCTATCCTAAAAGTGATCGCAACACCTTAATCGATATAAACTTGAGCTTTGAAAAAGGGCAAACCATTGGAATTGTCGGTAAAACCGGTAGTGGGAAAACAACTTTAGTGCGTCAATTTCTGCGTCAATATCCTATCGGAAAAGCAGGTAAGTTGTTGATTAATGATCAAAATATTATCGATTATAAGGTCAAAGACGTCGAAAGCATGATTGGTTATGTCCCACAAGATCACATCTTATTTTCACGGACTGTCCGAGAAAATATATTAGTCGGTAACCCCACCGCCACCGAAGCCGAGCTACAAGCTGCTATTGATGCAGCGGATTTGCGCAAAGATTTAGTCAATATGCCTCAAGGGTTAGAAACACTGATTGGTGAAAAGGGCGTTTCAATTTCAGGAGGTCAAAAACAACGCATTTCCATTGCGCGGGCTTTAATTCGTAAAGCGGAACTCTTAATTTTAGATGATTCTTTATCGGCCGTGGATGCCAAAACAGAAATTAACATTATTGGAAACATACAATCTTACCGCCAAAATCAAACAAATATCATTGTGACCCATCGTCTTTCTGCCGTTAATCATGCCGATTATATTTATGTGATGAGCGACGGACGTGTGGTCGAGGAAGGAACACCTCAAGCCTTAATTGAGCAAAAAGGTTGGTACTATAGCCAATACCTAGCTCAGCAAATGGAAGAGGAAGGTGACTATGGAAACGTTTAA
- a CDS encoding HD domain-containing protein — MKKPFKYALQKLEREKVFRDPVHDYIHIQDRVILDLIDTSEFQRLRRIKQLGTSSYTFHGAEHTRFNHSLGVYEITRRIVSNFTRNYPSVSEHDGLWDTNERLLVLCAALLHDIGHGPFSHTFEGIFNTDHEQLTQAIITSPETEINQVLQGVSDDFPELVASVINKTYANKQVVQLISSQIDADRMDYLLRDAYYAGVSYGTFDLTRILRVIRPYNHQIAFDYSGMHAVEDYVVSRYQMYMQVYFHPVSRGMEQILQSLFARAKFCYLSDDIEMKYPAGLLKPFLEGTWTLKDYLRLDDHVMSSYFTHWLAEDDSILVDLAYRFLNRKPFKSILVTPDELVQLKTALNNELVAAGYDADYYFGENSSYDLPYDYYRPYNTSNKTQIELVTKTNQVVELAQVSPLVNALAGKVRGDHRLYFPKELLRRLEATAAPDLNEDQIMILAAYVTEHNDVTHHIQQRLF; from the coding sequence ATGAAAAAACCGTTCAAATATGCATTGCAAAAGTTGGAGCGTGAGAAGGTTTTTCGTGATCCTGTGCATGATTATATTCATATCCAGGATCGGGTGATTCTTGATTTAATTGATACGTCGGAGTTTCAGCGTTTGCGGCGGATTAAGCAGTTGGGGACGTCGTCCTATACTTTCCACGGGGCGGAGCATACGCGTTTTAATCATTCTTTGGGTGTCTATGAAATCACGCGGCGGATTGTGAGTAATTTTACGCGGAATTATCCGTCGGTGTCTGAACATGATGGCTTGTGGGATACCAATGAGCGTTTGTTGGTCTTGTGTGCGGCTTTGTTGCATGATATTGGGCACGGGCCCTTTTCGCATACCTTTGAGGGGATTTTTAATACGGATCATGAGCAGTTGACGCAAGCGATTATTACGTCGCCGGAAACGGAGATTAATCAGGTGTTACAGGGTGTGAGTGATGATTTTCCTGAGTTGGTGGCGAGTGTGATTAATAAAACCTATGCCAATAAGCAGGTGGTTCAGTTGATTTCGAGTCAGATTGACGCGGATCGGATGGATTATTTGTTACGGGATGCTTATTATGCGGGTGTCAGTTATGGAACGTTTGATTTGACGCGGATTTTGCGGGTCATTCGTCCGTATAATCATCAGATTGCCTTTGATTATTCGGGTATGCATGCAGTGGAAGATTATGTGGTCAGTCGCTATCAAATGTATATGCAAGTGTATTTTCATCCGGTTTCTCGGGGGATGGAGCAGATTTTGCAGTCTTTGTTTGCGCGGGCGAAGTTTTGTTATTTGAGTGATGACATTGAAATGAAATATCCGGCGGGTTTGTTGAAGCCATTTTTGGAAGGCACTTGGACGTTGAAGGATTATTTGCGGTTGGATGACCATGTGATGAGTTCGTATTTTACGCATTGGTTGGCTGAAGATGATTCGATTTTGGTGGATCTGGCTTATCGCTTTTTAAATCGGAAGCCGTTTAAGTCGATTCTTGTCACGCCTGATGAGTTGGTGCAATTAAAGACGGCTTTGAATAATGAGTTGGTCGCGGCTGGCTACGATGCCGACTATTATTTTGGCGAGAATTCAAGTTATGATTTGCCCTATGATTATTACCGGCCTTATAACACTAGCAATAAAACCCAGATTGAGTTGGTAACTAAGACCAACCAAGTCGTCGAGTTAGCCCAAGTCAGTCCGTTAGTGAATGCGTTAGCGGGTAAGGTGCGTGGCGATCATCGCTTGTATTTTCCTAAGGAGTTATTGCGGCGGTTGGAAGCAACGGCAGCACCGGATTTAAACGAGGATCAAATTATGATTCTGGCGGCTTATGTGACCGAGCACAATGATGTGACGCATCATATTCAACAACGGTTGTTTTAG
- a CDS encoding ABC transporter ATP-binding protein yields the protein METFKRLLTYYKYKWPLYLTGVITLSLSTALSLYSPIINGEMIDYISSQLTQGAAIDFGYVFRLFGIFILLIILSASLQYISNYMLQRVANYQGKVIRDQVYTRLQKLPVSFFDNKPPGQIASRIINDTEVIRQNFFHSFGSQSVVNLMYLVGIYIAVILVMPEFTLPMTLLIIFIILWQVGYIRLTTPLNASWREMEGSINTQISDLIQGVSMVQLYHQEDKQYQDFEATKKEWIANRDKSVVYDTVLSWNLSNFLRLLVTLGLMIYLGTRFVDGVLGYTVGTLYIIMNYVERLFGPIGMLIQQIVQSQQALAGAKRVFEILDQVPEDDSEEMIEITQGNVVFNQVTFGYTEEQTVLKDINLKADKGETVALVGHTGSGKSSIINLLFRFYDPQEGDILIDNQRIVEFNRDSIRQEMGIVLQDPFLFSGTIATNVSMKNPAITDEQVMDALEKVGAKPLIDKLAKGIHEPVIEKGQTLSSGERQLISFDRALVTDPKILILDEATSHIDSQTEELIQQAINVVKEGRTTFIIAHRLSTIQNADQILVLESGVIRERGKHSQLMQANGIYAEMFRMQANGTPS from the coding sequence ATGGAAACGTTTAAACGCTTATTAACCTATTATAAATATAAATGGCCACTTTATTTAACCGGCGTAATTACACTAAGCCTATCGACTGCTTTGTCACTCTATTCTCCGATAATTAACGGGGAGATGATTGATTATATATCCAGTCAACTCACCCAAGGAGCAGCCATCGACTTTGGTTATGTCTTTCGATTATTTGGGATATTTATTTTATTAATTATTCTCTCCGCAAGTTTGCAGTATATCAGTAATTATATGCTGCAACGTGTAGCCAATTATCAAGGGAAGGTTATTCGGGATCAAGTTTATACGCGCCTGCAAAAACTGCCCGTTTCGTTTTTTGATAATAAACCCCCCGGACAAATTGCGTCCCGGATTATTAATGATACGGAAGTGATTCGCCAGAACTTTTTCCATAGTTTTGGTTCACAATCCGTAGTGAATTTGATGTATTTAGTGGGAATTTACATAGCCGTTATTCTGGTAATGCCCGAATTTACCTTGCCGATGACTTTGTTAATTATCTTTATTATTTTGTGGCAAGTGGGTTATATCCGCTTAACCACCCCTTTGAATGCTAGTTGGCGGGAAATGGAAGGTTCCATCAATACGCAAATTTCTGACCTGATTCAAGGGGTCTCCATGGTACAGTTGTACCATCAAGAAGATAAACAATACCAAGATTTTGAAGCCACCAAAAAAGAATGGATTGCTAACCGCGATAAAAGTGTGGTTTATGACACGGTCCTATCCTGGAATCTATCCAATTTCTTGCGCTTGTTGGTCACCTTGGGTCTGATGATTTATCTAGGCACGCGCTTTGTGGATGGCGTTCTCGGCTATACCGTCGGAACTTTGTACATTATTATGAACTATGTGGAGCGTCTGTTTGGTCCGATTGGGATGCTCATCCAACAAATTGTCCAGTCACAACAAGCTCTAGCCGGTGCTAAACGGGTATTTGAAATTCTGGATCAAGTACCAGAAGATGACAGTGAAGAAATGATAGAAATCACACAAGGAAATGTGGTATTTAATCAGGTGACCTTTGGCTACACCGAGGAACAAACGGTCTTGAAGGATATCAACTTGAAAGCGGATAAAGGTGAAACGGTCGCCTTGGTTGGCCACACCGGTTCAGGGAAAAGCTCGATTATTAATTTGTTGTTCCGTTTCTATGATCCACAAGAAGGTGATATCCTAATCGACAATCAACGCATTGTGGAATTCAACCGCGACAGCATTCGTCAAGAAATGGGTATCGTCTTACAAGACCCCTTCCTGTTTTCGGGCACCATCGCCACCAATGTGAGCATGAAAAATCCTGCCATCACCGACGAACAAGTTATGGATGCCTTAGAAAAGGTAGGTGCTAAACCTTTGATTGACAAATTGGCTAAGGGCATTCATGAACCTGTCATCGAAAAAGGCCAAACTCTATCGTCCGGCGAGCGCCAACTGATTTCCTTTGACCGTGCCTTGGTGACCGACCCTAAAATCCTGATTTTAGACGAAGCAACCTCGCACATCGATTCCCAAACCGAGGAGCTCATCCAGCAGGCCATCAACGTGGTTAAGGAAGGCCGCACCACCTTTATCATCGCCCACCGCCTATCCACCATCCAAAACGCTGACCAAATCCTCGTCCTCGAATCCGGCGTCATCCGCGAGCGCGGCAAACACAGCCAGCTGATGCAAGCCAACGGCATCTATGCCGAAATGTTCCGCATGCAAGCCAACGGCACTCCCTCTTAA
- a CDS encoding DUF1934 domain-containing protein translates to MMYQRVIKIKVHQQINHLMNQSVDEWFLETEAVHTALRTYSKIRYQDQEGYPIEVKWQMDPSNTFQIVEIIQPAYTLRFNPQVETVAAYQTPQGLWELNIKTIDMAIEELDGLKSLHINYQISLNDQILGLYNYHLTAS, encoded by the coding sequence ATGATGTATCAACGAGTGATAAAAATTAAGGTTCATCAACAAATTAACCATTTAATGAATCAAAGTGTGGATGAATGGTTTCTTGAAACAGAGGCTGTGCATACCGCTTTACGAACGTATAGCAAAATCCGTTATCAAGACCAAGAAGGTTATCCTATCGAGGTAAAATGGCAGATGGATCCAAGCAACACCTTTCAAATTGTAGAAATTATACAGCCAGCCTATACCTTACGCTTTAACCCTCAGGTCGAGACGGTGGCAGCTTATCAAACGCCCCAAGGACTATGGGAACTTAATATAAAAACAATAGACATGGCGATTGAAGAATTGGATGGCTTAAAATCCCTGCATATTAATTACCAAATTAGCCTAAATGATCAAATATTGGGATTGTATAACTACCACTTAACGGCGAGTTAA
- a CDS encoding aminoglycoside adenylyltransferase domain-containing protein — MDLKTQRLLDRIKRDLLENLEENLVGIYLHGSLALGGYNPAVSDVDFIVVVKEALSKEQKMWLVADFEEHWMDDAPEKGLELHVMVLSAAQHYRYPPQFDFHFTNNLLAQYHQNPTQLIQMMQGEDVDLVAHLAVLQQAGKTLYGAAVQDVFAPVPAEDYWKSIVWDIQDAEQLVMAQPMYVILNLCRALAYKETHQLLSKEAGASWALQQLADEWMPLVSQALSAYRQQGKLAYTEDMLAWTHYMLKRMELTQ, encoded by the coding sequence ATGGATCTAAAAACGCAGCGGTTGTTGGACCGCATTAAAAGGGATTTACTGGAAAATCTAGAGGAGAACTTGGTCGGTATTTATTTGCATGGGTCGTTAGCGTTGGGTGGCTATAATCCGGCGGTGAGCGATGTGGATTTTATAGTGGTGGTAAAGGAAGCTCTGTCAAAGGAACAGAAAATGTGGCTGGTTGCGGATTTCGAGGAGCATTGGATGGATGATGCGCCTGAAAAGGGGCTTGAGTTGCATGTGATGGTGCTAAGCGCGGCGCAACATTACCGTTATCCGCCGCAGTTTGATTTTCATTTTACTAACAACTTATTAGCTCAATATCACCAAAATCCGACACAGCTTATCCAAATGATGCAAGGTGAAGACGTTGATTTAGTGGCGCATTTAGCTGTGCTTCAACAGGCAGGCAAGACACTTTACGGGGCGGCTGTGCAGGACGTTTTTGCGCCTGTGCCGGCTGAAGATTATTGGAAAAGTATCGTTTGGGATATTCAAGACGCAGAACAATTGGTGATGGCACAGCCTATGTATGTTATTTTAAATTTATGTCGCGCGCTAGCCTATAAAGAAACGCATCAGCTTTTATCCAAAGAAGCCGGCGCGTCTTGGGCACTCCAGCAGTTAGCGGATGAATGGATGCCTCTCGTCAGTCAGGCCTTATCTGCCTACCGCCAGCAAGGCAAACTCGCTTATACAGAGGACATGCTAGCATGGACCCATTATATGTTAAAGCGCATGGAACTCACTCAATGA
- a CDS encoding lipoate--protein ligase family protein has protein sequence MTAFDYLENHHWYVFEEKDNPHQDIGNSALAYQDSFLRYIAYLNESATDKNFGILHFYPLKHEAVLLGAKDTRLPQLLQANQFLIDSGYAVLLRPHGGLAVVNDPGIINISLVTDMQKYPLDIDTAYEQMVRLIQLSLAQWDITVESYEIPDSYCPGRYDLVVSGQKIGGIAQRRFKTGVTTAAYISVNGDQIHRGQLLRDYYVIGQADASYPKVNPAVMTTVEAVVGEAVSVEAYRGYLLEVFKRFSTVEKGDFMAAELEAFYEKSFPKVFQRGLGVQP, from the coding sequence ATGACTGCATTTGACTACTTAGAAAATCATCATTGGTATGTATTTGAAGAAAAAGATAATCCCCATCAGGATATCGGAAATAGTGCGCTTGCTTACCAAGATAGCTTTTTGCGTTATATTGCTTATTTAAATGAGTCAGCCACTGACAAAAATTTTGGCATCCTTCATTTTTATCCTTTAAAACACGAAGCCGTCCTATTGGGGGCTAAGGATACGCGTTTGCCACAGTTATTGCAAGCTAACCAGTTTCTCATTGATAGTGGCTATGCTGTTTTGTTGCGCCCCCATGGTGGCTTAGCGGTCGTCAATGATCCTGGGATAATAAATATCAGTTTAGTAACGGATATGCAGAAGTATCCATTAGATATTGATACCGCTTATGAGCAAATGGTGCGTTTAATTCAACTAAGCTTGGCGCAGTGGGACATTACCGTTGAAAGCTATGAAATTCCTGATTCCTATTGTCCCGGCCGCTATGATTTAGTGGTGAGCGGGCAAAAAATTGGTGGCATTGCGCAGCGTCGTTTTAAAACGGGTGTGACAACAGCGGCTTATATTAGCGTGAATGGGGATCAAATACATAGAGGGCAACTGCTGCGTGATTATTATGTGATTGGGCAAGCGGATGCATCTTATCCTAAGGTCAATCCAGCGGTCATGACGACCGTTGAAGCGGTGGTAGGTGAAGCGGTATCCGTCGAGGCGTATCGGGGATATTTATTAGAGGTTTTCAAAAGGTTTTCTACGGTTGAAAAAGGGGATTTTATGGCGGCGGAGCTGGAGGCTTTTTATGAAAAGAGCTTTCCGAAAGTGTTCCAACGTGGCTTAGGGGTTCAACCTTAA
- a CDS encoding methionine ABC transporter ATP-binding protein, whose translation MIELRDIDVVFNNGDRVVSAVKDVSLSIEKGEIYGIVGYSGAGKSTLVRTINLLQRPTTGSVTVNGSALMDLAPRDLRQARKKIGMIFQHFNLMESRTIFENVAYPLKGSGLNRKEISQKIAELLDLVGLKEKTDAYPSQLSGGQKQRVAIARALANDPDVLLCDEATSALDPKTTSSILKLLKELNQKLNLTIVIITHEMAVVKDLCDRVAVMSNGRVIEEGTILNIFTNPTKELTKEFINTATHFDQELDTVLNHPSTLRLSLEHTMVRLKYIGEGATDPLLSYVIKQFDLEINVLYGHIEIIQDTPVGNLLVAINGDPNQIQAGIDYLKAHDVHVESIQTLLEPLVRKGQAVVDEGGSF comes from the coding sequence ATGATTGAACTTCGAGACATAGACGTGGTGTTTAATAATGGGGATCGCGTGGTGTCGGCGGTAAAGGACGTTTCTTTATCGATTGAAAAAGGCGAAATCTATGGGATTGTAGGCTACAGTGGTGCTGGGAAAAGTACTTTAGTGCGAACGATTAATCTGTTGCAACGACCCACAACCGGCTCGGTGACCGTCAATGGCTCAGCTTTAATGGACTTAGCACCGCGTGACCTGCGGCAAGCTCGCAAAAAAATCGGGATGATTTTCCAACATTTTAATTTGATGGAATCGCGGACCATTTTTGAAAATGTTGCTTACCCTTTAAAAGGCAGCGGCCTAAACCGCAAAGAAATATCGCAGAAAATCGCGGAGTTGCTCGATTTAGTCGGTCTAAAAGAAAAGACCGATGCCTACCCTAGCCAATTATCAGGTGGACAAAAGCAACGGGTTGCGATTGCGCGCGCTTTGGCTAATGATCCTGACGTCCTGTTGTGCGATGAAGCAACCAGTGCCTTAGACCCTAAAACGACCTCGTCTATTTTGAAATTGCTGAAAGAGCTCAACCAGAAATTGAATTTAACCATTGTAATTATTACCCATGAAATGGCTGTCGTAAAGGATTTATGTGACCGTGTGGCTGTCATGAGTAATGGGCGGGTCATTGAAGAAGGGACGATTTTAAATATTTTCACCAATCCTACCAAGGAACTGACTAAAGAATTTATTAATACGGCGACCCATTTTGATCAAGAATTGGATACCGTCCTGAACCATCCGTCTACTTTGCGGCTGAGTCTTGAACACACGATGGTCCGCCTGAAATACATTGGTGAAGGGGCGACTGACCCGTTACTTTCCTATGTTATCAAGCAATTTGACTTAGAAATTAATGTCTTATATGGTCATATTGAAATCATTCAAGATACACCGGTAGGCAATTTGTTAGTTGCTATTAATGGTGATCCTAACCAAATTCAAGCCGGTATCGATTATTTAAAAGCACACGATGTGCATGTTGAATCCATTCAAACCTTATTAGAACCACTGGTCCGTAAGGGCCAAGCCGTCGTTGATGAAGGAGGATCATTCTAA
- a CDS encoding methionine ABC transporter permease → MLATIMNQLQEQWAVIWDMRDLFWEATLETLYMLGLTIIFAGTLGLLLGILITVTGEGGILEQPLIYKICDVLINIFRSIPFIILLALLGGFTAWLVGTRIGSTAASVPIIVATIPFFARQVEIALLEVDPGVVEAAQAMGSSPWDIIVRVYLREGLPALLRVSASTVINVIGLIAMAGVVGGGGLGTVAIARGYNRNRLDIILVSTVLILLIVFISQMIFNLLIRLVTRR, encoded by the coding sequence ATGTTAGCAACCATCATGAATCAATTACAAGAACAGTGGGCTGTCATCTGGGATATGCGCGACCTCTTCTGGGAAGCAACCTTGGAAACCCTCTATATGCTCGGCTTAACCATCATTTTCGCCGGCACACTGGGGCTACTCCTAGGCATCTTAATTACGGTGACGGGCGAGGGCGGCATCCTTGAGCAACCGCTGATTTACAAAATATGTGATGTCCTCATTAACATTTTCCGCTCAATTCCGTTCATTATCCTATTAGCCCTCCTAGGTGGGTTTACCGCTTGGTTAGTAGGCACCCGGATCGGTTCAACTGCGGCCTCCGTCCCTATCATTGTGGCAACCATTCCCTTTTTTGCCCGTCAAGTGGAAATTGCCCTCTTGGAAGTGGATCCGGGTGTCGTGGAAGCCGCTCAAGCCATGGGTTCCAGCCCCTGGGACATCATCGTTCGGGTCTACTTACGTGAAGGCCTGCCCGCTCTTTTGAGAGTCAGCGCCTCAACCGTCATCAATGTCATCGGCCTCATCGCTATGGCAGGCGTGGTCGGCGGTGGTGGCCTCGGAACCGTCGCAATCGCCCGTGGCTACAACCGCAACCGCCTCGACATCATTCTTGTTTCGACGGTTTTAATCCTATTAATCGTCTTTATTAGCCAAATGATTTTTAACCTCTTAATCCGCCTCGTCACCCGCCGTTAA
- the rpoE gene encoding DNA-directed RNA polymerase subunit delta, with the protein MALDELDGQIKSELSLIEVAYAIIVDHGDIIEFNDLLVQVQEYLGLTETQLESKMARFYTDLNVDGRFISLGENRWGLRIWYPIDSIDEEIITSSEEEDHPKRARKRRKLNVFADDDMIDYNDDDPEDSDLPYDDEDDDYDLSAEDEDEMDEEEAEDLDMILAEEDKDDDDEELGAYASDLSELGDDEVDIPEDDFEEFDDVDEVEEEEEEEEEVEDDEVFDFDEE; encoded by the coding sequence ATGGCACTAGATGAACTAGACGGTCAAATTAAAAGCGAATTGTCGCTCATTGAAGTCGCATATGCTATAATTGTGGATCATGGCGATATTATTGAATTCAACGATTTATTAGTTCAAGTACAAGAATATTTAGGTTTAACTGAGACACAACTTGAAAGCAAAATGGCGCGTTTTTATACAGATTTAAATGTGGATGGACGCTTTATTTCTTTAGGCGAAAACCGTTGGGGCTTGCGCATTTGGTACCCAATTGATTCAATCGATGAAGAAATTATTACCTCATCAGAAGAAGAAGATCATCCAAAACGTGCCCGTAAGAGACGTAAACTGAATGTCTTTGCGGATGATGATATGATTGACTACAACGATGATGATCCTGAAGATAGTGATTTACCTTACGATGATGAAGATGATGATTACGATTTATCGGCGGAAGATGAAGACGAAATGGATGAAGAAGAAGCCGAAGACCTCGATATGATTTTAGCCGAAGAAGATAAAGACGATGACGATGAGGAACTAGGTGCCTATGCCTCGGACTTATCAGAATTAGGTGACGATGAAGTGGATATTCCTGAAGACGACTTTGAAGAATTCGATGATGTGGATGAAGTCGAAGAAGAGGAAGAAGAGGAAGAAGAAGTTGAAGACGACGAAGTATTCGACTTTGATGAAGAATAA